In a single window of the Ancylobacter polymorphus genome:
- a CDS encoding ABC transporter permease translates to MAAIGRALAVTLVLLGLWEGAVRLLAVPAYILPGPLRIGMTAWENAGILAHNAGITLGEMLLGLICGSLLGIACALAMAASPLARRAMRPVLLVAQALPVFAIAPLLVIWFGFGLASKIVMASLIIFFPVASAFHDGLARTEAGLVDLARLNGAGILTTLRFIRIPAALPALASGLKVATAVAPIGAVVGEWVGASAGLGYLMIYSNARMQTDMVFAALAVLLAMALILFTLVDRGLTRLLPWAPETTGANAPA, encoded by the coding sequence ATGGCCGCCATCGGGCGCGCGCTCGCCGTCACTCTCGTTCTGCTGGGCCTGTGGGAAGGTGCGGTGCGTCTTCTCGCGGTGCCCGCCTATATCCTGCCCGGCCCGCTTCGCATCGGCATGACGGCGTGGGAAAATGCCGGCATCCTCGCCCATAATGCCGGCATCACGCTGGGCGAGATGCTGCTCGGCCTGATTTGCGGCTCGCTGCTCGGCATCGCCTGCGCGCTCGCCATGGCGGCCTCGCCGCTCGCCCGCCGCGCCATGCGCCCGGTTCTCTTGGTGGCGCAGGCGCTGCCGGTCTTCGCCATCGCCCCGCTGCTGGTCATCTGGTTCGGCTTCGGCCTTGCCTCCAAGATCGTGATGGCAAGCCTCATCATCTTCTTTCCCGTCGCCTCGGCCTTTCACGACGGGCTGGCCCGAACCGAGGCGGGGCTGGTCGATCTCGCCCGGCTGAACGGCGCCGGCATCCTCACCACGCTGCGCTTCATCCGCATTCCCGCCGCGCTGCCGGCGCTGGCCTCCGGGCTGAAGGTCGCCACCGCCGTCGCCCCCATCGGCGCGGTGGTGGGCGAATGGGTCGGCGCCTCCGCCGGGCTCGGCTATCTCATGATCTATTCCAATGCCCGCATGCAGACCGACATGGTGTTCGCTGCGCTCGCCGTGCTGCTCGCCATGGCGCTGATCCTGTTCACGCTGGTGGATCGCGGGCTCACGCGACTGCTGCCCTGGGCGCCGGAGACCACCGGGGCGAACGCGCCCGCCTGA
- the clcA gene encoding H(+)/Cl(-) exchange transporter ClcA, with product MGNLAYHLVAVGVGAVVGVLGSAFHVGVEKLTAAWPAYLDTGLGLDGLPLYAAAALVAAAMTLVSLWLVRTFAPEASGSGVPEIEGAMEGLREVRWHRVLPVKFVAGLLSLSSGMVLGREGPTIHIGASVAKAASDLMKWSGEDMRGLLAAGGAAGLAAAFNAPLAAVLFVIEETRRQFPYSSRTYIAVVLASIASAIVTEYLTGSRPYMLLEAATIPYVWLPAFAVLGVILGGAGFVFNRTLVWSLDHVRRFGQRSSFYIFPAFVGLTVGVLMFVRPEATQGGELLAVQLTRENLPLAMLVFVVLLRFVMTMASYSTGVAGGIFAPILALATTIGLCYGTTLDLFFTLPDLAHTTFAIAAMGGLFAATIGAPLVGMVLVLELTSAYAVLVPVMITAIFAHMVFLSLGGRPIYEILLERTLAIEAEARAAASR from the coding sequence ATGGGCAATCTGGCGTATCACCTCGTGGCGGTCGGCGTGGGCGCCGTCGTCGGCGTTCTCGGCTCGGCCTTTCATGTCGGCGTCGAAAAACTCACCGCCGCCTGGCCGGCCTATCTCGACACCGGGCTGGGGTTGGACGGGCTCCCGCTCTACGCCGCCGCCGCGCTGGTCGCCGCCGCCATGACGCTGGTCTCGCTCTGGCTGGTGCGCACCTTCGCGCCGGAAGCCAGCGGCTCCGGCGTGCCGGAGATCGAAGGCGCGATGGAGGGGCTGCGCGAGGTGCGCTGGCATCGCGTGCTGCCGGTGAAGTTCGTCGCCGGCCTGCTCTCGCTTTCTTCCGGCATGGTGCTGGGGCGCGAGGGACCGACCATCCATATCGGCGCCTCCGTGGCCAAGGCGGCCTCCGACCTAATGAAATGGTCGGGCGAGGACATGCGCGGCCTGCTCGCCGCCGGCGGCGCGGCTGGCCTTGCCGCCGCCTTCAACGCCCCGCTCGCCGCCGTGCTGTTCGTCATCGAGGAAACGCGCCGGCAGTTCCCCTATTCCTCGCGCACCTATATCGCCGTGGTGCTGGCATCCATCGCCAGCGCCATCGTCACCGAATATCTCACCGGCAGCCGGCCCTATATGCTGCTGGAAGCCGCCACCATTCCCTATGTCTGGCTACCGGCCTTCGCCGTCTTGGGCGTGATCCTCGGCGGCGCCGGCTTCGTGTTCAACCGTACGCTGGTGTGGTCGCTCGACCATGTGCGCCGGTTCGGCCAGCGCAGCTCCTTCTACATCTTTCCGGCCTTTGTCGGCCTCACCGTCGGCGTGCTGATGTTTGTGCGGCCGGAGGCGACGCAGGGCGGCGAGCTGCTGGCGGTGCAGCTGACGCGCGAGAACCTGCCGTTGGCCATGCTGGTGTTCGTGGTGCTGCTGCGCTTCGTCATGACCATGGCGAGCTATTCCACCGGCGTCGCCGGCGGCATCTTCGCGCCGATCCTCGCGCTCGCGACCACGATCGGCCTGTGCTACGGCACCACGCTGGACCTGTTTTTCACCCTGCCGGACCTCGCGCACACCACCTTCGCTATCGCCGCCATGGGCGGGCTGTTCGCCGCCACCATCGGCGCGCCGCTGGTCGGCATGGTGCTTGTGCTGGAACTCACCAGCGCCTATGCGGTGCTGGTGCCGGTCATGATCACCGCCATCTTCGCCCATATGGTGTTTCTGTCACTGGGCGGGCGGCCGATCTACGAGATCCTGCTGGAGCGGACGCTGGCCATCGAGGCGGAGGCCCGCGCCGCCGCCTCGCGCTGA
- the phnE gene encoding phosphonate ABC transporter, permease protein PhnE has translation MFAAADAAHRTATRTMPAPPVTPLATRLFRLAVAALTIVVLVAAWYEAEMNPAQLVRDAGNMATLGADFLRPDFTDWDVYANAMLETLAIAIWGTLLAVIAGIPLGILSAENVAPHWLAFVIRRLMDACRAINELVFALIFIAAVGLGPFAGVLALFIHTTGVVAKLFSEAVEAIDPAPVEGIRGTGGTWLQEIIYGVLPQVLPLWISYALYRFESNVRSATVLGIVGGGGIGMTFNETMRGFLYSQASAILIIVIITVTVLDMVSQRIRKKFI, from the coding sequence ATGTTTGCCGCCGCCGACGCCGCCCACCGCACCGCCACGCGCACCATGCCCGCCCCGCCGGTGACCCCGCTGGCCACCCGCCTGTTCCGTCTCGCGGTCGCGGCGCTCACCATCGTGGTGCTGGTCGCCGCCTGGTATGAGGCGGAGATGAACCCGGCGCAGCTCGTCCGCGACGCCGGCAACATGGCGACGCTCGGCGCCGACTTCCTGCGCCCCGATTTCACCGACTGGGATGTCTACGCCAACGCCATGCTGGAAACGCTGGCGATCGCCATCTGGGGCACGCTGCTCGCCGTCATCGCCGGCATTCCGCTCGGCATTCTCTCGGCGGAGAATGTCGCCCCGCACTGGCTGGCCTTCGTCATCCGCCGGCTGATGGACGCCTGCCGCGCCATCAACGAACTCGTCTTCGCGCTGATCTTCATCGCCGCCGTCGGCCTCGGCCCCTTCGCCGGCGTGCTGGCGCTGTTCATCCACACCACGGGCGTCGTCGCCAAGCTGTTCTCCGAGGCGGTGGAGGCCATCGACCCCGCGCCGGTGGAGGGCATTCGCGGCACGGGCGGCACCTGGCTGCAGGAGATCATCTATGGCGTGCTGCCGCAGGTGCTGCCGCTGTGGATTTCCTATGCGCTGTACCGCTTCGAATCCAATGTCCGCTCCGCCACCGTGCTCGGCATTGTCGGCGGCGGCGGCATCGGCATGACCTTCAACGAGACCATGCGCGGCTTTCTCTATTCGCAGGCCTCGGCGATCCTGATCATCGTCATCATCACCGTGACGGTGCTCGACATGGTGAGCCAGCGCATCCGCAAGAAATTCATCTGA
- a CDS encoding ABC transporter ATP-binding protein/permease, producing the protein MHALRSLLADVWRLSIPYFRGEDRWRGGALLAAIIALEVGWVYVIVLINEWNAVFYNAIQEKNYPAFVHQLWIFALYAAVAIAVAVYQIYLRQWLQIRWRTWMTEKYLTAWLADETHYRMRLKGDEADNPDQRIAEDISSYVTQTLSLFLGVLNAVMTLASFAVILWGLSGDFSFNLFGTDWRIPGYLVWAAFAYAALGTYLTHLIGRVLIKLNYDQQRFEANYRVDLVRVRENGEQIALMQGGPVERTRLLSRFGHVVHNYWGIMIAQKRLTWFTAGYGQLSVIFPFIVVAPAYFTGAIQLGQLMQTSSAFGQVQGAFSFFINAYTTLAEWKSVVDRLVGFERSVQETQAEALRSEFRRVPAHGPAPLSAHSMEVRLPDGRALLEVAALDLARGERVLLTGPSGSGKSTLLRAIAGIWPHGHGEVGIAPGARVLTLPQRPYLPFGTLRGALAYPDPLENYDDERLREALEAVGLPALAARLDESGPWASILSGGEQQRLAVARALLVEPDVLLLDEATSALDEASEAALYRLLRARLPQTALLSIGHRSTLIEQHERQLVLTREGEGPARLTDLPPAPAPAAA; encoded by the coding sequence TTGCACGCCCTTCGTTCCCTGCTCGCCGATGTCTGGCGGCTGTCCATTCCCTATTTCCGCGGTGAGGATCGCTGGCGCGGCGGCGCGCTGCTGGCGGCGATCATCGCGCTGGAGGTCGGCTGGGTCTATGTGATCGTGCTGATCAACGAGTGGAACGCGGTGTTCTACAACGCGATCCAGGAAAAAAACTACCCCGCCTTCGTCCACCAGCTCTGGATCTTCGCGCTCTATGCGGCGGTGGCCATCGCGGTGGCGGTGTACCAGATCTATCTGCGCCAGTGGCTGCAAATACGCTGGCGTACCTGGATGACGGAGAAATACCTCACCGCCTGGCTGGCGGACGAGACCCATTACCGCATGCGGCTGAAGGGCGACGAGGCGGACAACCCCGACCAGCGTATCGCCGAAGACATCAGCTCCTATGTCACCCAGACGCTCAGCCTGTTCCTCGGCGTGCTGAACGCGGTGATGACGCTCGCCTCCTTCGCCGTCATCCTGTGGGGGCTGTCGGGCGATTTCAGCTTCAACCTGTTCGGCACCGACTGGAGAATCCCCGGCTATCTCGTCTGGGCCGCCTTTGCCTATGCGGCGCTCGGCACCTATCTCACCCATCTCATCGGCCGGGTGCTGATCAAGCTGAACTACGACCAGCAGCGTTTCGAGGCGAATTACCGTGTCGATCTGGTGCGGGTGCGCGAGAATGGCGAGCAGATCGCGCTGATGCAGGGCGGCCCGGTGGAGCGCACCCGCCTGCTCTCGCGCTTCGGCCATGTCGTGCACAATTATTGGGGCATCATGATCGCGCAGAAGCGGCTGACCTGGTTCACGGCCGGCTATGGCCAACTCTCGGTCATCTTCCCCTTCATCGTCGTCGCCCCGGCCTATTTCACCGGCGCGATCCAGCTCGGCCAGCTGATGCAGACCTCCTCGGCCTTCGGCCAGGTGCAGGGCGCGTTCTCCTTCTTCATCAACGCCTATACGACGCTGGCGGAGTGGAAATCGGTGGTCGACCGTCTGGTCGGCTTCGAGCGCTCGGTGCAGGAGACGCAGGCCGAGGCGCTGCGCAGCGAGTTCCGCCGCGTGCCGGCGCACGGGCCGGCGCCGCTGTCGGCACATTCCATGGAGGTGCGGCTGCCGGATGGGCGGGCGCTTTTGGAAGTGGCGGCGCTGGATCTCGCGCGTGGCGAGCGTGTGCTGCTCACCGGCCCTTCGGGCAGCGGCAAGAGCACGCTCTTGCGCGCCATCGCCGGCATCTGGCCGCATGGCCATGGCGAGGTGGGGATAGCGCCCGGCGCGCGGGTGCTGACCCTGCCGCAGCGGCCCTATCTGCCCTTCGGCACGCTGCGCGGCGCGCTCGCCTATCCCGACCCGCTGGAGAACTATGACGACGAGCGCCTGCGCGAGGCGCTGGAAGCGGTGGGCCTGCCGGCACTCGCCGCGCGGCTGGACGAGAGCGGGCCGTGGGCCTCCATCCTCTCCGGCGGCGAACAGCAGCGCCTCGCCGTGGCGCGCGCGCTGCTGGTGGAACCCGATGTGCTGCTGCTCGACGAGGCGACCTCCGCGCTCGACGAAGCAAGCGAGGCGGCGCTCTACCGCCTGCTGCGCGCACGGCTGCCGCAGACCGCGCTGCTCTCCATCGGCCATCGCTCGACGCTGATCGAGCAGCATGAGCGCCAGCTGGTGCTGACCCGCGAGGGCGAGGGGCCGGCGCGGCTGACCGATCTGCCGCCGGCGCCAGCGCCGGCGGCAGCGTGA
- a CDS encoding ABC transporter substrate-binding protein, whose amino-acid sequence MFKNLAARTGGLILALSLSLAPAAAADKLTVLLDWYVNPDHAPLIIAQEKGLFKAHDLDVELVAPADPAAPPRLVAAGQADIAVSYQPSLYLQVKEGLPLVRFGTLISTPLTALVALKDGPVKSLADLKGKTVGYSVAGLEDALLGTMLASAGLKPTDVTMINVNFALSPALVAGKVDAVIGAYRNFELTQIRLEGKEGVAFFPEEHGVPVFDELIYVTHKDKLADPRLTRFLAAVEEATIYILNHPEEAWGVFVKANPKLDDELNRTAWTDTLRRFAHAPAARDEGRYVRFGEFMKSHGLIDTVEPASVYTPALP is encoded by the coding sequence ATGTTCAAGAACCTCGCCGCCCGCACCGGCGGCCTCATCCTCGCCCTGTCGCTCTCGCTGGCCCCGGCCGCGGCGGCGGACAAGCTCACCGTGCTGCTCGACTGGTATGTGAACCCCGACCATGCGCCGCTGATCATCGCGCAGGAAAAGGGGCTGTTCAAAGCCCATGATCTCGATGTCGAGCTGGTCGCCCCGGCCGATCCCGCCGCCCCGCCGCGCCTCGTCGCCGCCGGTCAGGCGGATATCGCGGTGAGCTACCAGCCGAGCCTTTATCTGCAGGTGAAGGAAGGCCTGCCGCTGGTGCGCTTCGGCACGCTCATCTCCACCCCGCTCACCGCGCTGGTGGCGCTGAAGGACGGCCCGGTGAAGTCGCTCGCCGATCTCAAGGGCAAGACGGTCGGCTATTCCGTCGCCGGGCTGGAAGACGCGCTGCTCGGCACCATGCTGGCGAGCGCCGGGCTGAAGCCGACCGACGTGACCATGATCAACGTCAATTTCGCCCTCTCCCCCGCACTGGTCGCCGGCAAGGTCGACGCGGTGATCGGCGCCTACCGCAATTTCGAACTCACCCAGATCCGGCTGGAAGGCAAGGAAGGCGTCGCCTTCTTCCCCGAGGAGCACGGCGTGCCGGTCTTCGACGAGCTGATCTATGTCACCCACAAGGACAAGCTCGCCGATCCGCGCCTCACGCGCTTCCTGGCGGCCGTGGAAGAAGCGACGATCTACATCCTCAACCACCCCGAGGAGGCCTGGGGCGTGTTCGTCAAGGCCAACCCGAAGCTCGACGACGAACTGAACCGCACCGCCTGGACCGACACGCTGCGCCGCTTCGCCCATGCTCCGGCGGCGCGGGACGAGGGCCGCTATGTCCGCTTCGGCGAATTCATGAAGAGCCATGGCCTGATCGACACGGTCGAGCCGGCCAGCGTCTATACGCCCGCCCTGCCCTGA
- a CDS encoding choloylglycine hydrolase family protein, with translation MKRLLATTLALLATVNLSLACTAVDIVAKDGTVIAGRTMEWAFDMKWQLVSQPKGTELTLVAPAALNLPAHKVATKYAVVGVNAGIIPGGALLDGQNSEGLSMSGNFLPGFTQYQTVTKDDTQYQTVLTFGSWALGSFAKVAELRAALPQMKVWADDTLPSGPTPPTIHFVFVDRSGAGMVVEYVGGELRIHDNVAHVLTNAPTYDWHLTNVRNYLNLSTVGVPSRMIGNVNVTEIGQGGGLIGLPGDYTPPSRFVRAALLRHGVVPPQDAGEAAQAVAHILNNVDIPIGIAQSRLPDGSTVSDYTQWVVVKDLTHNRLMIADYANRLNYLTIDLAPLFAQTTPAARLVTELPYPKTSAGAEVLTP, from the coding sequence ATGAAAAGGCTGCTCGCGACCACGCTGGCATTGCTCGCCACTGTCAACCTGTCTCTCGCCTGCACGGCGGTCGATATCGTCGCCAAGGACGGCACGGTCATTGCCGGGCGCACCATGGAATGGGCGTTCGACATGAAATGGCAGCTGGTGAGCCAGCCCAAGGGCACCGAACTGACGCTGGTCGCCCCCGCCGCGCTCAATCTGCCCGCCCACAAGGTCGCGACCAAATATGCGGTGGTCGGGGTGAATGCCGGCATCATCCCTGGCGGGGCGCTGCTCGACGGGCAGAATTCGGAAGGCCTGTCGATGAGCGGCAATTTCCTGCCGGGCTTCACCCAGTACCAGACGGTGACGAAGGACGACACGCAGTACCAGACCGTGTTGACCTTCGGCTCCTGGGCGCTGGGCAGCTTCGCCAAGGTCGCCGAACTGCGCGCGGCGCTGCCGCAGATGAAGGTGTGGGCCGACGACACGCTGCCGAGCGGCCCGACGCCCCCGACCATCCATTTCGTCTTTGTCGACCGCAGCGGCGCGGGCATGGTGGTGGAATATGTCGGCGGCGAGCTGCGCATCCACGACAATGTCGCGCATGTGCTGACCAATGCGCCGACCTATGACTGGCACCTGACCAATGTCCGCAACTATCTCAACCTCTCGACCGTCGGCGTGCCGAGCCGGATGATCGGCAACGTCAACGTGACCGAAATCGGCCAGGGCGGCGGTCTGATCGGCCTTCCCGGCGACTACACCCCGCCCTCGCGTTTTGTCCGCGCCGCTCTGCTGCGCCACGGCGTGGTGCCGCCGCAGGATGCCGGCGAGGCGGCGCAGGCGGTCGCCCATATTCTCAACAATGTCGATATCCCGATCGGCATCGCCCAGTCCCGGCTTCCGGACGGGTCGACGGTCTCCGACTACACCCAGTGGGTGGTGGTGAAGGACCTGACCCATAACCGGCTGATGATCGCCGATTACGCCAACCGGCTGAACTATCTCACCATCGACCTCGCGCCGCTGTTCGCGCAGACGACGCCGGCGGCGCGGCTGGTGACCGAACTGCCCTATCCGAAGACGAGCGCCGGCGCCGAGGTGCTGACGCCCTGA
- a CDS encoding siderophore-interacting protein has product MNVASPVFPAAPALNRLRFEPKRRRLTVLSTEHVTPSMLRLVLGGEDLADFVSAAPDDHVKLAITRPDGTEERRDYTPRRFDAARRALTLDFALHEAGPATLWAMAARPGDRLDVLGPRGSAVIEDATVAHWLLIGDETALPAIGRRIEEAAAGTRLTSLVAVTGAGEEQRFATAATLDSRWIHRPASALTEAAPFIAALETMELAPATYVWLAAEAAVARAVRAYLTERRGVPLGWIKAAGYWVLGQADAHEKMG; this is encoded by the coding sequence ATGAACGTTGCCAGCCCTGTTTTTCCCGCCGCCCCCGCGCTGAACCGCCTGCGCTTCGAGCCGAAGCGGCGCCGCCTCACCGTGCTCTCGACCGAGCATGTCACACCCTCCATGCTGCGCCTTGTGCTCGGCGGCGAGGACCTCGCCGATTTCGTCAGCGCCGCGCCGGACGACCATGTGAAACTCGCCATCACCCGGCCGGATGGGACGGAGGAGCGGCGCGACTACACACCCCGGCGCTTCGATGCGGCGCGGCGCGCGCTCACCCTCGATTTCGCGCTGCACGAGGCCGGGCCCGCCACCCTCTGGGCGATGGCGGCCCGGCCGGGCGACCGGCTCGACGTGCTCGGCCCGCGCGGCTCTGCCGTGATCGAGGACGCCACGGTGGCGCACTGGCTCCTCATCGGCGATGAGACGGCGCTGCCGGCCATTGGCCGGCGCATCGAGGAGGCAGCTGCGGGCACGCGCCTCACCAGCCTTGTCGCGGTGACGGGCGCCGGCGAGGAGCAGCGTTTCGCCACGGCGGCGACGCTCGACTCGCGCTGGATCCATCGCCCGGCCAGCGCGCTCACCGAGGCCGCACCGTTCATCGCCGCACTTGAGACGATGGAACTGGCGCCGGCCACCTATGTCTGGCTCGCGGCCGAGGCGGCCGTGGCGCGGGCGGTGCGGGCCTATCTGACCGAGCGGCGCGGCGTCCCGCTCGGCTGGATCAAGGCCGCCGGCTACTGGGTGCTGGGCCAGGCCGACGCGCATGAGAAGATGGGGTGA
- a CDS encoding universal stress protein has translation MIKDILVSLRVADVGEDVAGDYAVSAAAALDAHLTGVAVSYEIDVPPVYTEAFSTDFIEAQRAEAQRLARTSVERFGEAARSLGLTGEVRLVDGTPGGAAEQIGVMARLYDLTIVNQADPDKLGPEDVVTEAVLFDSGRPVLVVPRKQQKPFSAKRIMVAWDGSRTSARAVAEARALLGHAHLVEAVVVDTGKPLRKKGVDLPGADLARHLARHDKTVELRTLVPSGDESIADVLLKEVAARDIDIVVMGGYGHSRLREFVLGGVTRDMLERMTVPLFLAH, from the coding sequence ATGATCAAGGATATTCTCGTCAGCCTGCGGGTGGCCGACGTTGGGGAAGATGTCGCCGGCGATTATGCGGTGTCTGCCGCCGCCGCGCTCGATGCCCATCTGACGGGCGTGGCCGTGAGCTACGAGATCGACGTGCCGCCGGTCTATACGGAAGCCTTCTCCACCGATTTCATCGAAGCGCAGCGGGCGGAAGCCCAGCGTCTGGCGCGCACCTCCGTGGAACGCTTCGGCGAGGCGGCGCGCTCGCTCGGCCTCACCGGCGAGGTCCGGCTGGTCGACGGCACGCCCGGCGGCGCGGCCGAGCAGATCGGCGTCATGGCGCGCCTCTATGACCTCACCATCGTCAATCAGGCCGACCCGGATAAGCTCGGCCCGGAAGACGTGGTGACCGAGGCGGTGCTGTTCGATTCCGGTCGGCCGGTGCTGGTGGTGCCGCGCAAGCAGCAGAAGCCGTTCTCGGCCAAGCGCATCATGGTCGCCTGGGACGGCAGCCGCACCTCGGCGCGCGCCGTGGCGGAGGCGAGGGCGCTGCTCGGCCATGCCCATCTGGTCGAGGCGGTGGTGGTCGATACCGGCAAGCCGCTGCGCAAGAAGGGCGTCGACCTGCCCGGCGCCGACCTCGCCCGCCATCTCGCGCGCCACGACAAGACGGTGGAACTGCGCACGCTGGTACCGAGCGGGGATGAGAGCATCGCCGACGTGCTGCTCAAGGAAGTGGCGGCGCGCGACATCGACATCGTGGTCATGGGTGGCTATGGCCATTCGCGGCTGCGCGAATTCGTGCTCGGCGGCGTCACCCGCGACATGCTGGAACGGATGACGGTGCCGCTGTTCCTCGCCCATTGA
- a CDS encoding winged helix-turn-helix domain-containing protein, whose amino-acid sequence MTIRLSNSDARRVFLATQGLSRPRGALSKAGLLELIEAIGFVQVDSIATVERAHHHILFARNPSYRREHLTALLEKDHALFEHWTHDAAIIPSTFFPYWKHRFARAKATLAERWRSWHENGFETYVDHVLERVRREGPLMARHFEAEKRPPGGWWNWHPEKTALEYHWRTGALAIAGREGFQKVYDLTERVIPARHRDAEVDEAAFIDWACASALQRLGFATHGEIAAFWDLVTPTEAKEWVEANRDRLEPVLIEGVDGKGQSGKPRASHAFAGSAALFAALPAPPARLRVLSPFDPLLRDRARAERLFGFSYRIEVFVPAEKRVYGYYVFPILEGDRMVGRLDMKADRKAGTLDVRRLWLEPGVRATKGRLDALDTELTRHARFAGVERIVYAEGWRGE is encoded by the coding sequence ATGACGATTCGCCTCTCCAATAGCGACGCCCGCCGCGTCTTCCTCGCCACCCAGGGGCTCAGCCGCCCGCGCGGGGCGCTGAGCAAGGCCGGGCTGCTGGAACTGATCGAGGCCATCGGCTTCGTGCAGGTGGACAGCATCGCCACGGTGGAGCGGGCGCATCACCACATCCTGTTCGCCCGCAACCCGAGCTACAGGCGCGAGCATCTTACTGCGCTGCTGGAAAAGGACCACGCGCTGTTCGAGCACTGGACGCATGACGCGGCGATCATCCCCTCGACCTTCTTCCCCTATTGGAAGCACCGCTTCGCCCGCGCGAAAGCAACGCTCGCCGAACGCTGGCGCTCCTGGCACGAGAACGGCTTCGAAACCTATGTCGACCATGTGCTGGAACGGGTGCGCCGCGAAGGGCCGCTGATGGCGCGGCACTTCGAGGCCGAGAAGCGCCCGCCCGGCGGCTGGTGGAACTGGCACCCGGAAAAGACCGCGCTGGAATATCACTGGCGCACCGGCGCGCTGGCGATCGCCGGCCGCGAGGGCTTCCAGAAGGTCTATGACCTCACCGAGCGGGTCATTCCCGCCCGGCATCGCGACGCCGAGGTCGATGAGGCCGCCTTCATCGACTGGGCCTGCGCGTCGGCGCTGCAGCGGCTCGGCTTCGCCACTCATGGCGAGATCGCCGCCTTCTGGGACCTCGTCACCCCGACCGAGGCGAAAGAATGGGTGGAGGCCAACCGCGACCGGCTGGAGCCGGTGCTGATCGAGGGGGTGGACGGCAAGGGACAAAGTGGAAAGCCCCGCGCCTCGCACGCCTTCGCCGGTAGCGCCGCCCTGTTCGCCGCGCTGCCCGCCCCGCCGGCGCGACTGCGGGTGCTGAGCCCGTTCGACCCGCTGCTGCGCGACCGCGCCCGGGCGGAGCGGCTGTTCGGCTTCTCCTACCGCATCGAGGTGTTCGTGCCGGCGGAAAAGCGCGTCTATGGCTATTACGTTTTCCCGATCCTGGAAGGCGACCGCATGGTCGGGCGCCTCGACATGAAGGCGGACCGCAAGGCCGGCACGCTGGATGTGCGCCGGCTGTGGCTGGAGCCCGGCGTGCGCGCCACCAAGGGGCGGCTCGACGCGCTCGACACCGAGCTCACCCGCCACGCCCGCTTCGCCGGGGTGGAACGCATCGTCTATGCCGAGGGCTGGCGGGGGGAGTGA